In the Terriglobus sp. RCC_193 genome, GACCCTGACCGTGAACTAACCGGTGATACTTCATCGCGAGTGCTTGAGAACCAAGAGCTGTAAAAACTGTGAAATGGACGAATGTCATGAGCATCCCATCCGAAGAAAATGTTGAACCTCTCGAAGTGCACTTTAATCAGGCGACACCAGCTTTTCGTGTTCGAGACCTGGATGAAAGTGTCGATTATTACTGTGACGTTCTCGGGTTTCAGATTCAATGGAACCATAAGGACCGATGCGCGTGTATCTCTCGAGGAGCCTGCACGATCCTGCTCACCGTAGATGCCCCGATCGAACCTGGC is a window encoding:
- a CDS encoding glyoxalase superfamily protein — translated: MKWTNVMSIPSEENVEPLEVHFNQATPAFRVRDLDESVDYYCDVLGFQIQWNHKDRCACISRGACTILLTVDAPIEPGMWVRVAVSDVPALFDQYLVAGAKIASPPTDVGWGLEMQVEDLAGNILRLGSHPAR